DNA sequence from the bacterium genome:
ATCAGCGCCGCGCTGCACCGGTCGACCACAGTCCACGAACTGCTGCGGGACGTGCTCGAACGCGCGGGTGAGCTCCTTCAACTCCACAGCGGCTGGGTATTCTTAAGACGGCCGGACACTGACGTGTATGAGCTCGCGGCCACGTATCATCTCCCCCGCGTGCTCGAGGCGGACGAGCGGGAGGGGATGCGCGGGTCGTGCCGGTGTCTCGATCTGCTCGCGGCACATCAGCTCACCGACCCTGTCAATATCGTGAACTGCATGCGACTCGAGCGGGCCGGGACGAGCGCCCAGCACGCCAGCGTCCCGCTGCGGACGTCCAGCGGGATCGCCGGGCTGATGAACCTGGTCCTGCCGGCCGGCCGGCTCTTCGGCCACCGCGAGCTCGCGCTGCTGGCCACGGTGGGCGGCGAAGTCGGCCTGGCAATTGAGAAGACGCATCTGCTCGAGGAATTGGCCGTCAAGGAGCGCATCCGCGCCGAGCTCATCAAACGGGTGCTCACCGTGCAGGAAGACGAGCGCCGCCGGATCGCGCGGGAGCTGCACGACGAGACCGGCCAGTCACTGTCGGCGCTCATCCTGAACCTCGACATCACCCGGGCCACCGTCGAGGACCAGCCGCAGACGGCGGAGGCGCTCGACCGGCTCAAGGGCCTGGCGGAAGGGGCGCTGGAAGAGGTGCGCAAGCTGATCTACGACCTGCGGCCCACGGTGCTGGACGATCTCGGGCTCGCCTCGGCCCTGCGGTGGTACGCGCACGCGCAGCTCGAGCCCCGCGGGGTGGAGGTCACGTTCAAGATTGAGCTCGGCGAAGCCCGGCTCGACACGGTCGTCGAGACGACCCTGTTCCGCATCGCGCAGGAGGCGATGTGGAACATCGTCAAGCACTCCGGCGCAACGCGCACCGAGCTCGAACTGAGTCTCGCGGCAGACCGGGTGCGCCTCAGGGTGTGGGACAACGGCCGCGGCTTTCGGCTCGATGGCCAACGGACGTTCGAGCCGCTCCGCGGCGGCCTCGGCCTCGGGGGCATGCGCGAGCGGGCCGCGCTGATCGGCGGGACGGTCTCGATCCGGTCGAACGAGGGACACGGCACCGAGGTCGTGGCGGAGCTCCCGTTGACGGCACCCGGGGGCGCCTGACCGCACCATACCGGAGCGCGTCGCCCGCCGTCGCCTAGACGGCGCCCTCAGCGGGACGCGTAGGCCGGCTGCCGCTTGATTCGCTCCTCCAACGCCGCGCAGCGGGCCTCGTTGCCGCCGGCGCCCTCGGGGACGTTGGCGCTGACGCGCACCGGCGGATGCACGCCCGCGGCGACCAGCCGTTCGATCACGGTCGCAACCAGCATGTTCACGATGATCGCGGTCGTGACCGTCGACGTGCCGCCCACGCGCTCGGGCACCCCGTCGATCGCCAGCAGCGCGTCCCCGCGCGGCCCGCAGGTGTCGATGACGTGGTCGGCGACCTCGAAGAGCCGCTTCCCGCTGGAGTGGCGCGACGGCACGTCGCGGGAGTGCTCGAGCGACGTCAGCGCGGTCACGACGAGCCTGCGCGTCTTCCCGTAGATCGCGGCCTCGACCGGGGCGGCGTTGATGCCCGAATTCGAGACCACGATGAGGTGCTCGCCGGCCCGAAGGTCGTACTGCGCGAGCACGGTCGGCACGTAGCCTTCGAGCCGCTCCAGATACATGCTGAAGGGCCCGTGGCCGGAGAGCGCGGGGTCGATGATCGCGTTGATGCAGCAGAGGCCGCCGGCCCGGTGAAAGATCTCCTCCGCGGCCATGTGCGAGTGCCCGGAGCCGAAGATGTGCAGGAGGGCGCCCCGGGCTACCGTGCCCGCGATCGCGGCCCCCACCCGCTCGATCGCGGGACGCTGTTCCGCGCCGACGCGGGCGACGATCGCGGAGATGCCGGCATGGTACTCGCTGGCGGCGCTCACGCGTTCGGCCACTCCCTTTCCATGCCGCAGGCCTGTGTGTACGGGGCCAACACGGCGGTGATGCGGTCGGCGACCCACTCCCGCGGGTCGCGGCCCAACCGGCCGTCGCGGACGCCGGCATACTGCTCCGGCAAGAACTGGCTGAGCAGCGAAAGCGGCGGCGGGCGGCGAATGAGGTTTTCGAAGAGACGATCGAGGGCCGCCTGCACGTCGGGTCGCGGCCAATAGTAGCGCATGCGGTCGGCATACGCATAACGGCGGGCGCAGGCGATCTCGTCGGGCGTTCCGTGATAGTAGCCGGCCCAGTGCCGCGGATCGGCGACCATCGCACGGTCCACGACCGCCGGCAGATCGGACAGCACGGCACCGGGACGGCCCCCCAGCCATTCCCGCTCCATCCACGCCAGGGCGAACACCGCCTCCCGGAACGCAAACGTCAGCGCCGGACCGACCTTCAGGATGGCGAAATGGTCCTCGACCAGCCGCCGCAGCGACCCCGGCCGCTGGTAATCGGTGGAATGCGCCTCGAACACGAGCCGCGCGTGGACGGCGATGCAGCGCGAGAGTCGCGCGGCCGCGCCGGGCTCGTACTCGTGCACGGCGCCGGCGCCGAAGTCCACGCCGGGCAGCACCACCACCGCGATCACGCGCTCCCATGCCGCGTCCAGGCCGCGCCGGACGAAGGCGCGGCGGGTGATCTCGAGCATCTCCTCCACGTCCTCGGGCGCCGTGACCGCGGGCGGCGCCGTGCCGTCCGTCTCGCCGCCGGGCGCCGGAACGTCGGATCCGATCACGTAGTGGAGGGCGCCGGCCGGCTCCGGCAGGCGGCGGTGCGCGTCCTCGGCCGCGGCGCAGAGATCGGCCGTGCGCTCCGCGACGAGGGTGTTGGACGGCCGATCGTCACGGTCCCCGGCGCACGCCATGCTGGCGTCGAGGTGGAGCTTCGTGTAGCCGGTCTCGACGCAGCCAGCCGCGAGGATGCGCGCGCGGCGCATCGCCTCCTCCGCCGCCAGGGATCGCCACGGGTACGGCCCGAGGTGGTCGGCGCCGAGCAGGATCCGGTCACCGCTGAGGCCGGCGGATCGTCCGATGCCCGTCAGAAACGCCGCGAACGCGGCCGGCGTCATGCCGGTATAGCCGCCGTCCTGATTGACCTGGTTGGACGTGGATTCGACGAGCAGCGGCGCGCCGATCGCGGCGGCATGGCGCGCGGCCGCGTCCAACACGGCGGGATGGCTCGAGCAGATCGAGACGATCCCGCGCGCGGCGCCGGCTTTGTGCTCCGCGACGATCCGCGACAGCCGGTCGCCCGTCCGGACGGCGCTCATGCGCGCGACGATCGAGCCGAGGCGCGGGCGGCGGCCGCGCGCAGCGCGGCCCCGAGGTCGACGACCCCGTCGCGACCCGCGCGTGCCGCGAGCTCCGCGAGCGCGGCGAGATCCGCGTCGTCGCGGCGCAACATCACCTCGGCCAGCATGGGCAGGTTCACACCGCTGACCGTCTCCACTGCGCGTGCCGTGCCGACGGTCAGCGCCCCCGCCACGCGCGCGGGGACACCGCCCGGGATATCCACGAGACACAAGGCACCGTCGCCGGGGTCGAGACGCCCGAGCGCGGCGCGCACGTTGGCCTCGAGATCCTCCACGCCCTCGCCCGGCATCAATCCGACGGCCCACGCCTTGGCGGGCGGGCCG
Encoded proteins:
- a CDS encoding SIS domain-containing protein → MSAASEYHAGISAIVARVGAEQRPAIERVGAAIAGTVARGALLHIFGSGHSHMAAEEIFHRAGGLCCINAIIDPALSGHGPFSMYLERLEGYVPTVLAQYDLRAGEHLIVVSNSGINAAPVEAAIYGKTRRLVVTALTSLEHSRDVPSRHSSGKRLFEVADHVIDTCGPRGDALLAIDGVPERVGGTSTVTTAIIVNMLVATVIERLVAAGVHPPVRVSANVPEGAGGNEARCAALEERIKRQPAYASR
- a CDS encoding PTS sugar transporter subunit IIA — protein: MPPPAEAPRIGVLVICHGGLGQALLETVAMLVGPPAKAWAVGLMPGEGVEDLEANVRAALGRLDPGDGALCLVDIPGGVPARVAGALTVGTARAVETVSGVNLPMLAEVMLRRDDADLAALAELAARAGRDGVVDLGAALRAAAARASARSSRA
- a CDS encoding class II D-tagatose-bisphosphate aldolase, non-catalytic subunit codes for the protein MSAVRTGDRLSRIVAEHKAGAARGIVSICSSHPAVLDAAARHAAAIGAPLLVESTSNQVNQDGGYTGMTPAAFAAFLTGIGRSAGLSGDRILLGADHLGPYPWRSLAAEEAMRRARILAAGCVETGYTKLHLDASMACAGDRDDRPSNTLVAERTADLCAAAEDAHRRLPEPAGALHYVIGSDVPAPGGETDGTAPPAVTAPEDVEEMLEITRRAFVRRGLDAAWERVIAVVVLPGVDFGAGAVHEYEPGAAARLSRCIAVHARLVFEAHSTDYQRPGSLRRLVEDHFAILKVGPALTFAFREAVFALAWMEREWLGGRPGAVLSDLPAVVDRAMVADPRHWAGYYHGTPDEIACARRYAYADRMRYYWPRPDVQAALDRLFENLIRRPPPLSLLSQFLPEQYAGVRDGRLGRDPREWVADRITAVLAPYTQACGMEREWPNA
- a CDS encoding GAF domain-containing sensor histidine kinase; amino-acid sequence: MQALTTIHAIAIGLYLAVALLLIAQYVELRAAYALWWAAGALALAARALADLAALTAAVPLPLMLVETTLQLAGAGFFLTASVSRDPRSRGIAVVGTLGFGALMAAVIAVLLLTTGQVMLADGIADTATGVAFLLAAEGYRRAEQLLDDLGTRLIFGGLAIAGVNYLAWAWVPKTVGLETTFELLGGLFVLVFGAGVLARSVQRARRLVVLSQISAALHRSTTVHELLRDVLERAGELLQLHSGWVFLRRPDTDVYELAATYHLPRVLEADEREGMRGSCRCLDLLAAHQLTDPVNIVNCMRLERAGTSAQHASVPLRTSSGIAGLMNLVLPAGRLFGHRELALLATVGGEVGLAIEKTHLLEELAVKERIRAELIKRVLTVQEDERRRIARELHDETGQSLSALILNLDITRATVEDQPQTAEALDRLKGLAEGALEEVRKLIYDLRPTVLDDLGLASALRWYAHAQLEPRGVEVTFKIELGEARLDTVVETTLFRIAQEAMWNIVKHSGATRTELELSLAADRVRLRVWDNGRGFRLDGQRTFEPLRGGLGLGGMRERAALIGGTVSIRSNEGHGTEVVAELPLTAPGGA